tCTATAATGCTTTAGTAACTTGTTTTGAAAGCAGacatatttttcatatgaaaatatattgaTGCAAATGTTTGGACGAAGATAAAAATCAtttgagattaatttttatttttaaatataagttagagaaaatttttatatttatttaaaataattaagtttgagttaattaatgttaataaaaagtaactgtattaaaatcaaaattttattttttaacaacaacaaatattaattatcaAAGAATTTCGAAAATtacttcaaaatattataaattttgatatatttggcacttattatataaaagtattttagtaaaaagataatttgtaataaatgattCCAAGTTAACCAAGTATTGTCAAACAATGTTACATTCCAGccatattattatcttatcaactaaacaaaaataacatatattcaTGTCAACATGACTTGAAAATTAtatctttaataattttatttttgacggTAATATAAGATTGCATTAACCAGATGACCGCTTTGTGTTATAATTAGCCACCGGTAAAATATAGTGGCCCCTTTCTGtaactttctttattttttaaatatatgtggtttatttatttatttatattttcacttgtcctgtcaaaaataatatatcaaaagctggacaaaaaaaactaattttaaacTTGATTGTTTGCATAACATTTTTGAAGTtatacaaattcaataaaattatatattaatattctcAATATAATGCATGGTTTTATCAAAAGCCTGCCTGATTCATTGGATATTTAATAAAACAGGACATATAACTTTGCGCCCATTGGTCAtggtatgtatttatatatataaattaacacTGATAGTTACTAGATAGGCTAGTAGAAATCATTTAGAATGGTGGGCAAGTATTGCAAGATCGAATCTCTTGTGTTGTAGTACTGTATAATTATATTATgctaatgtaatatatatattgtagaaATAATGTATCAGTACTGTTCATCCAATGTTTCACTGAGTCTCTATGGGAGGAATCATATTCTTCACACTTCCAAGGTTGCAAGGTAGGGAGATTTAATATTGTGGATTATGGTCTATGATATATTATCTTAGACGCGCATGACAAGTTTTAATTGCTCATCGTATTAGCCCGCCTCATATAGTAAATTTTTAGAAGATCATTAAGTCACCATAACTAGTGTATTGGCGTACTTTCTTATCCCTTTGACACCTCCTTATAAGAAGGCGCTTGTTGCTATTCGTTAAATCCTCAACGCTACTTAAATTTTACTTAGGAACTCTAAaattgattagggttttctgGTGGTCACTaactttatgttattattattggtcTTTGGCTTATATTAATTAAAGTTTATGGttcatcttattttttaaaaaatataatttttaaaatgattaaaacgAAAAATAagctaattttttaaaaaataataatattaataaatcacaTATAATACCCAGGaatttttttgagtttaatatttgaaaaaaaaatccaacaaaaatttcttttctatcCTCTAttattctcaaatttttttttgttgttaatgaATTCATAGTTGATCAACTTTAGTTTAAAAAGAgagattttcttttatttttattccataaaaaatttattgtttatataagtatgttttatatttttgtttttggtgtgagatttttttttaattttttattattttttcataaaaattgttGTTAAGGCACATGAAGGtatgtcttttatatatatataaaaggaatCGTTCTCCTCTATAAAATTGTAAAGCGTGAGATTATCTCTAAGAAGTTAGTGATGCAACCAAAATTAATATACCTCtgtactcatttattttttactttgtcTCTTGTCAactttgtcaatatatatatatcctgttTTTTAGTCAAGATTAAGAGATTTTTTCTGTTTACCCTAGGATGAGATCCTATTTTCGTCtaagtttcttttctttattttattagttgtaTCTATCGCCAATGTGTGTTATTTTCGTATGTTTCGTAATATTTttctgccttttttttttgtttatgtttattcattttaataaattagtgatttacttaatttagaaaaaacattaataaaaaagcTCTAGAGTCTAGGAGAGTATCAATCTTGAAGATGGATGATATGCTACTTTTTTTTGGTTGTATCTGAAGATTGATCATATGTTGTTATTTTGATTATCTACAATCCCGGAGAGTAAAACAACAAAACTGAAAGATTCTATTATGACTATATGTCGTAGTTTGGAGTTCATGGGCTCTTGTACTCGTAGCGGACGATGCTGGTAAGGAGGTTTTCACCCAGGGCCAGGGGTGAAACTAAGAGGGGCTAGCAGGGGTTGAAGCCCCCCTCGACGTCGGAGACACTACTTTTCAAGCAATATATGATTTGATGGTATCGgtttttctatacttaaattaatgtaaaatagattattttgatatataaaagTGTATAATGTAattgtgcttgagtggttagtgggtgaaaatatattataacatatatacacatatacttttaaaaaatacagTATTTTTTATTAgctgaattattgaaaatctcatatatttgctatagataataacaaaaatttaaactatactatgtgtttttttgtgtattcaaaattttgttatattaatatattagttttcatttaaaataattattttattgtattattttattattattattttttttgttttacttttaggCTTCAGCTCCGCTATCCATCGAGTCCTGGTTCGGTACAGGTTATAATCAAATTTTGCATTTCTTGCCTAGAGTCCTACCTTCCCATGGTGTTGtgttattttagttttgatttttgatgtATATGTATTGTGTTGTATTGTATTAATGTTGTTCTTGAGGTTCTGGATGTATTTGTGTTGATCCACCGCTGGAGGATCAGATTAAGTTCAGTgcgttgtaaaaaaaaaaaaataaataaataaagagaaccCTCCGGAGTCTATAAATTGAAATCCAAATGGTGTAAGTATAAGAAAGAATTGTACGGTGGAGTGTTGCACTTCTCGGAAAAGAAAGTGGAGAGCGCCGGGATTGAAAAGTCGAATTAAAATCGAATCCCTAAAAGGTAggaataataaatcaattttataattgATAAACATAAACTAtctatttttcttggttttaaagTACATCATGTTTCACCCAAACTTTTGTGCCATCTCAGGCTCCAAcgttaaaagaaaatgaatctCTCTTACCATCCACAACCACTTCCtaaattataacacaatattgcACTTATCAATTAACTTTGATCATATATGCAAGCTCTTTAAAGATCACGCATTTTCAACAACCATTAATTAATAAGGTAGATTATTAGTAAAATGGTGAAGAGGTAGACTTAATGTCAAATTCTTGAGTTGACAGGTTTAACACTGTTCATTTATTGTTTGCCGGATCTCTTATAAAAGGATGTCATTTTCTTCCCTTCGAAGATTATAAAAGGAtgtcattttcttcatttcgAAGATTATATATATGGCATGTGGAtttgttaatttgatttgattcataaaaaattttcttgatGTACACGTGGTAAAAGTCTAATCGTTTAATGTGACATCCGataaagttaataaatctcTCAAAGATCATTAAGCTGCTATAACTAATGCACCACTGAAATTCTCTGTCTCTTGACACTCTCTTGTTAGGTGTCACTCGtcgcttttattaaaaaaaaacaaaaaacaagaagaagatgaggaagGTCTCTTCTTTGCATCTATTGGGTACATAGTTTATGATCAATATATGACAGTAAGATTGAAGTTAGAGACAGGAGACAAATCCTACTCGCAGCCCCGCCTGCTTGCAAACTGGTGCACACACACATATGCATTTCAATatgcactatatatatataaactataaagtGTTTGATAGTTTGTAAAAATTCactgaaacaaaacaataactGAAAACCAACTTGGATTTTAATTCTTACGCCCTGCTCTGTTCCCCAGCATAGACATACATGATATTCAGCGGTAACCTAATATACTAtgcatatgaaaaataatatattaacacatCCAACAACGTTGGTATAAGAAACAAGCAGCATCTATATGACAAAACATTAGCAAATTATTTGACACAACCTCATCTTTAGTTGAGCTCTGTTTTGCCAGAACCTCACTGTCCCTCCAAAGACTCTTCATAAGCTTAAGACCATGCCTCATTTCAATAGTACACCGCTTCTTGAAACCTGTAAGAGATTCTTGAAGCTGATAGTTCCCAGTGGCTCAGAAAGGTAAGACTTTTTCCTGGTTGACAGCTCTTGAGCTATGGAAAGCATTGTGGGCCTTGATGCAGGATCAGTCTGAGTGCAAGCTAGAGCAACCTTCACTATGAACACAATTTGTTCAGCTAATTGGCCTGTGGGAGGGAGTAACCTGTTGTCCAACACATCTTTCAGCAATAGATCATTTCCTTGGGAGGATGATGACATTGATGGTAGATTCAAAAGGAGCTCTCCAGGATGCATTCCCATCATAACCTCCAGTGTTACCACTCCGAAACTATATACATCACACTTGTCCGTGAACTTGGTCATGTATGCAAGCTCTACAAAGATCACACATCGAATTATGTTTAAATTACAACTCAATTGTCTGTCATAGCAAATAAGAATATATTAATGTACAGACGGTATAAATATGTCTTGTTACCTGGAGCAATGTAACCATAGGAGCCTACAACAGCAGTCCAACTAGATGCATCATGTTTCAGCATCTTAGCAGTTCCAAAATCAGAGACCTTCGGCTCAAAATCATTGTCTAACAAGACATTGTTTATCGATATATCTCGATGGACAATGTTTTGCAAGCAGTCATTGTGAAGGTAAGCTACAGCATGAGCCACTCCATGGATCACATTCACTCTCATTGCCCAATCGAATGTCAATCCCCCAAGCACACTGTATAGGACATCGCCTAAGCTTCCTCTCTCCACATAGTCAAATACCAAGTGCATCACACCCTTCTTTGTGCAAGCTCCGTGCAGCTTGACAATATTGCGGTGCCTCACCTCCAACAAAAATTTGATCTCATTTAGGAAACTTCTTACATTGTTTTCCTGAATGTCACTCTCATCAGAAAAATGCTGTCGTTTCACAGCCAATACTTGGCCAGAGGGCAGTTCAGCCCTGTACACAACCCCAAAACTTCCTTCTCCTATGCAGTATGCTTCATTGAAGTCATCAATGGCTTCCATGACATCTGTGAATTTAAACTTGAGACCTGTATCCCACACTAAGGAATGGTTTTCAGTTTCGGTGACTTTGCTGGTTCGATGTCTACGGCATACTGTTGCAATGGCGACTAGCAGCATCAGGGAACATCCAGCCACCGGGACAGTGATGGCGATAAGTAGTGTTGTGTGTTTCTTATGAGATCCTTGGTCTGAGGTACTGAACCCACACGAGAGTAAACCCAAAGCATCTCCACACAAACCAGCATTACCGAAATAAGCCTCGTATGATCGGTAGAAAACTATCGCAGAAGGAATCGGCCCTGTTAGCTTATTATAAGAGAAATCAATGGAGTATAGACTATACATGCCTGAGAATGCTTCAGGGATTTGACCTGCGAGGTTGTTGTAAGACAAATTGAGCTGCTGCAAAGCTTTAAGCCTTGCTAAGCTGGAAGGAATTGACCCAGATAATTCATTGCTGCTCAAATCTAGTTGCATTAAATTCGTAAGGTCACCAAGCTTCTCTGATATATGACCCGCTAACAAGTTGTCGCTGAGATCAAGTGATGATAACGAGCTGGAGTTTCCGATCTCTGCTGGAATCTGTCCTGATAGTTTGTTTCCTGACAAATCGAGAACAATGAGCGGAGTCGTGAGGCTAATTCTTGGGATATGGCCTGATAGCATAttgttgttgagtttgagaCTCCATAACGAGCTCAAGTTTACCAATTCTTGTGGTATCTCCCCTGTCAGGATGTTTGAAGCTAAGCTCAGTTCTTGCAGGCTTCTCATGTTGCCAAATTCCTTTGGAATCTCACCAGATATATTATTGTCTTCAATAATCAAGGAAATCAAGCTAGTGCACTGTCCCCAATCTGTAGACAGAGTTCCGGTCAACTGGTTCCCTTTGAGATACAAAGAAATGAGCTTCGGATGCAAACCGAATGCCTTTGATATGTCTCCCATGAAATAGTTGTCAGTCAACACGATTTGTTTTAATCCGGTGCAGTTGCGCAAGCAAGACGGCAGTGCTCCATAAAACTTGTTATAGCTGACATCGAGGTACTGGAGCTTGAATCCACTGCACAGAGACTCCGACAGCACCCCCCAGAATGCGTTGTTCTTGAAATCGGCATGGTAGAGTAGACCCCCTTGTCCGAGACCCGCAGGGATGGCGCCATTTAACTTGTTATTTGATAAATCTAGGTACGTGAGGTTCTCAAGCTGAGACATGGTGCTTGGTAGCTTCCCCTCCAATAAATTAAAACTCATGTCTAAGTGCTCTAGTGAAGCCATGTTTCCTATACTTGAAGGTATTGACCCAGAGAATGAGTTGAAGGAGAGATTCAGGCACCGAAGGTTGACCAGATTGGTTCCAAGGGAATCTGGCATTGTTCCATTGAACTCATTAACTGATAGATCAAGGACGGTTAGATTAGTGCAATTGAGTATGAAGGATGGCAATTCCATTGTTGGAAAGTTGTTTGATCTGAGTGAAAGGTGTGTTAATGTTGGCATGGCTTTGAACTCGGAGAAATCTGAAGTCTCTAAACCATTGTTGCTGATCTCCAATGAAGTGAGCTTGTCGAGAGCAGAGAGGGTTCTTGGGATTGAACCAGTCAGAGTATTTCCGCTGAGGTCGAGTTTGGTGAGATTTGATAGATAAGTAAAATCTAGCTCGTCGAGGTTGCCATCGAGGCTGCAGTCTGGCAAGTTGAGCTCAACTATGCTACCGGCCGTGTTGCAAGTGATGCCAAACCAGTGGCAGTGGTTGGTGGAGTTGGTCAGGCTCCATGAGCTCAGAGATTCAGGATTGGACAAGCTATTCTTCCATTTCAGAAGTGCCTCTGCTTCTGTCTCGGCCTTGCATTTCAAGTGGAAATCATGTGAGAAGAGGAAGAGTAGGAAAACGAGTATGTCTAATGCCATTGGTTTCATCTTTGGATGATGTGCACTGGATGAAGCACTTACTTTTGATGCATTACTTATGCTCATTTTGCATGAAAATAGAATAGTTTGCAGACCAGTTGTTAACTTTGAACAAAGAACAAGTCCTTGCGTCATAATTGTGGATGCCACAATTTCCAAACCGACTTTTCTAAGTCCACGCCCGAGTCTTTGCATGGAAATAGATTAGACAATAGCAATTAATTCAAATTGACTCTCTCTTACTACCCCTGTTATCAAAATTGACTTAAAGTTCTATAGTGACTAGCTCTTTTCCTGGATTTAAAGCAGTAACAGGAATCAATGGGAGCCTACAAACCTGGTCTTGATTTCTTAACACCGAATCAACATcgaagtcttttttttttttaagtggataaaccacgttcATTAAAAAGAAGCAAGACAAAGTACAGGAGTACAAGCCAAGAGCCAAGgctcacaaaaaaaaacaggCACCACCAGGAGTGGTAAGACCAAACAAAAGAACAGAAAAGAAACACACCACAGGAAATCTCCTAAAGGAAAAGACCCTTAGGGGGAGATAAATACAAATCTAGATCTCGGGCAGCGCAGGGGAACTCGACTGTGGTGCATCAGTCACCATCTCTCTGGCGGAGAGAAACTCCAAACTCCTTTTGATCTTCAACGTCGGTTCTTCTAGCTTCGCTTTCTTGATGCAGGTGCAGATTAACCACACAATTAACATTCGAACAATCTTTTAAAAATGATGGAATCAGAAGAAAGACAAGCATAATTAAACATGCGtgcatttctttcaagccaaatgttccacGTGATTGCTCTCACAAGTAGATCCCAGAAAGATTTAAGGGATTTAGGCAAAAATTCTCCTCACGTCCCCCAAAGGTCCTTAAGAGACATCGAATACGCCGCCTCATAAAGATGCCCGAAATAATTCCAAATATGCAAAAGCCATTGGACAATGAATGAGAAGGTGGTCTCATGGGTCTCAACATTAGCTTGACACATCACACAAGTCGTAGAATGGAAAAAATTACACCTACGCAACGCAAGGTTTTCCAAAGTCAGGATCTTGTTGTCCCAGGCCAACCAATTGAAGAGATTAATCTTTTTCGGACAATCCCCTTTAAGGATGATAGGGGACCCGGGACGACAGCATGCCCCCATCATTTAAGAAGTTATAAAAAGTTTTAACGAAAAACTTTCCATTTGCGCTAACTCCAACGCTTTTTCATCATTTACGAGGGAATAAAGGGTAGTCAAATTGAGAGAATATTAGTCACGGATGGACAGTCGATCCACTGAGAGTCAGGGCCCCTAAGAATAAAATCTCTGACCGTATTCTCCTTGTAAGGAGATGCGAGGAAGAAATGTGGCCAAATATTCATAGGAGCACACCCATCTACCCAATTGTCCTTCCAAAAAAGTGTGGAAGTCCCATTTCTAATAATCGAGGAGAGGTTTGTTCTAAAAGCAGGTAGCGAGTGAAGGATGCCATTCCAGAAATAGGAACATCTACCACGCTGCTTTTGGAACAGGTTCCATGGGGGGGCTCTTTTGAAATAATTCTCTCGAATAATAGCCTCACCACACCAGTGTAAACCAGACGcaatcttccaccaccatttgccaaGCAGGGCACTGTTAAAAGTTTGAAGGTTTAGGATACCCCAGCCACCCTGATCGGTAGATCGGCATAATCTCATCTAGTTGACAAGTCTGATTTTGTTATGTTGTGTGTCCGGGCCAGAccaaaaaaaatctcttctaattttatCAATACTCTTAGCTACCCCCACTGGCAGTCGAAAGAGGGACATCCAGTAAGTGGGGATAGCAGTTAGAACAGAGTTAACCAGGGTGAGTCTACCTCCTAAGGAGAGAAACTTGGACTTCCACGAAGCAAGAAGTGAACGAATTTTGCTAAGAAGAATGTCCCAATCCTGCTTTCTAGGTCTTCCTCCAGAAATAGGGATTCCTAGGTAAGTGATTGGGAGAGAGCCAGAACTACAGTGGAGAGTCCTGGAGTGAGAGATGTGTGGTTCCAAGTGCTTTTGGGAGTCAACCAAGGATGTTTTCTCAGAGTTGACCTTTAGACCAGACAAACCCTCAAAGATGTAAAGAATTAGCTTAATGATTCTCAGATCTTCACCACCCCTGCGGTAAGGATGAGAAGGTCATCCGCGTATTGCAGGTGACACATCTTTGTACCGGATTCACCAATAGGCACCCCATAAAGAATACCAGAATTGAGGGCATTATTAAGCATGGAGCTCGTAACGCCAACCGCCGTAACAAAGAGGAGAGGGGAAAGAGGGATCCCCTTGTCTGAGCCCCTCGCGGTATCTAACATAACCACTTTGGCTACCATTAACAATAAATCTAGCCTTGGATGAAGTGAAGATCGCATTAATCCAACCAATCCATTTATCACTGAATCCTCGGGCTTTGAGGAGCTCAAACATGAAACCCCAGTCCACAGTATCAAAAGCTTTTTCAAAGTCAACTTTGAGGATCAGCCCCGGGAGGCGATGTTTTTGCATGTAGAAGATGAGTTCTTGGGCAGTGACGATGTTATCAATGATACATCGACCCTTGATAAAAGCCGATTGGGTCACATCCACCAAGGAATCAATTTTAAGCCTTAGTCTGTTagctaaaatttttgaaataatcttGAGCGTCAAGTTGATCAGACTAATAGGGCGATAATGAGAAGGGTCTTCAGGGATTTGGTTCTTGGGAATCAGAGCAATGTTAGCAAAATTGATTTTTTCCAGGTTTGCTCTTCCCCAGTAGAAATCATCACAGAGTTTGAAGATGTCAAGTTTGATGATTTCCCagaatttctgaaaaaaaagaattggaagGCCATCCGGACCCGGTGCTTTGTCAGCTTTCATATCAAAGACAGCCCTTTTGATTTCCTCAAGCGAGAAAGGTGTGTCTAAGGATGAGAGGTCCTGATGAGTTTTGAGTCCAAGAAGGCTTTGCCAGTTGATCTTGATACGAAAATCCTGGGAAGTACCGCAAAGGTTCTGATAGTATGAAGTAAAAGTGTCGCCAATACTTTTGATATCATTGACCCTACTATCCCCCTGACGAATCCAAGggataaaatttttgtttcgACGACCGTTAGCCACAACGTGGAAATAGCTAGTATTTTCATCACCTTCCTTGAGCCAAGTTAAACGAGCTCTCTGTTTCCAATaaatttcttcatgttttagaATTAGAAAGAGATCATTCCTTAAGGAAGAGTCTTTAGCAGTTTCGTCAACAGAGAGGGGACGTGAAATCCTATAGGAATCAATCAAGTCAATCTCATGAAGTATAGCCAACTTTTTAAGCTTGATTGACCCAAAATCAACTTTAGCCCAGTGCTTGAGACGTTTTTTTGATTAAAGAGATCTTTTTTGCAAGGATGAAAGCCCCACATCGAAGTCTT
The DNA window shown above is from Dioscorea cayenensis subsp. rotundata cultivar TDr96_F1 chromosome 12, TDr96_F1_v2_PseudoChromosome.rev07_lg8_w22 25.fasta, whole genome shotgun sequence and carries:
- the LOC120273369 gene encoding MDIS1-interacting receptor like kinase 2-like, translated to MKPMALDILVFLLFLFSHDFHLKCKAETEAEALLKWKNSLSNPESLSSWSLTNSTNHCHWFGITCNTAGSIVELNLPDCSLDGNLDELDFTYLSNLTKLDLSGNTLTGSIPRTLSALDKLTSLEISNNGLETSDFSEFKAMPTLTHLSLRSNNFPTMELPSFILNCTNLTVLDLSVNEFNGTMPDSLGTNLVNLRCLNLSFNSFSGSIPSSIGNMASLEHLDMSFNLLEGKLPSTMSQLENLTYLDLSNNKLNGAIPAGLGQGGLLYHADFKNNAFWGVLSESLCSGFKLQYLDVSYNKFYGALPSCLRNCTGLKQIVLTDNYFMGDISKAFGLHPKLISLYLKGNQLTGTLSTDWGQCTSLISLIIEDNNISGEIPKEFGNMRSLQELSLASNILTGEIPQELVNLSSLWSLKLNNNMLSGHIPRISLTTPLIVLDLSGNKLSGQIPAEIGNSSSLSSLDLSDNLLAGHISEKLGDLTNLMQLDLSSNELSGSIPSSLARLKALQQLNLSYNNLAGQIPEAFSGMYSLYSIDFSYNKLTGPIPSAIVFYRSYEAYFGNAGLCGDALGLLSCGFSTSDQGSHKKHTTLLIAITVPVAGCSLMLLVAIATVCRRHRTSKVTETENHSLVWDTGLKFKFTDVMEAIDDFNEAYCIGEGSFGVVYRAELPSGQVLAVKRQHFSDESDIQENNVRSFLNEIKFLLEVRHRNIVKLHGACTKKGVMHLVFDYVERGSLGDVLYSVLGGLTFDWAMRVNVIHGVAHAVAYLHNDCLQNIVHRDISINNVLLDNDFEPKVSDFGTAKMLKHDASSWTAVVGSYGYIAPELAYMTKFTDKCDVYSFGVVTLEVMMGMHPGELLLNLPSMSSSSQGNDLLLKDVLDNRLLPPTGQLAEQIVFIVKVALACTQTDPASRPTMLSIAQELSTRKKSYLSEPLGTISFKNLLQVSRSGVLLK